A genomic window from Mustela erminea isolate mMusErm1 chromosome 16, mMusErm1.Pri, whole genome shotgun sequence includes:
- the LOC116575565 gene encoding cysteine and histidine-rich protein 1-like, whose translation MAPRPWSEWSTTLSHLALGVVSLHAAVSTAQASRGAAAGFLLQALASATVLAPGLGTDEDCLAGAWVATVIGLPLLAFDFHWVNGDRSSANLLLGGGMVLAVAGDHLGAEGRSVAGQAVVLVVAVTILIVAVFTTNTYGMWGGAMLGAAGLLSRLEEDRLLLLPKEDVCRWALAAGSWAYHRALQTQRLQWE comes from the exons ATGGCCCCCAGGCCTTGGAGTGAGTGGAGCACGACCCTGTCCCACCTGGCACTGGGAGTGGTGTCTCTCCATGCAGCTGTGAGCACCGCCCAG GCAAGTCGAGGGGCCGCTGCTGGCTTCCTGCTCCAGGCGTTGGCCTCTGCCACCGTGCTGGCCCCGGGGCTGGGCACAGATGAAGACTGTCTTGCTGGAGCCTGGGTGGCCACTGTCATTGGCCTGCCCCTTCTGGCCTTTGATTTCCACTGGGTGAACGGGGATCGCTCCTCTGCCAACCTGCTTCTGGGAGGAGGGATGGTGCTGGCAGTGGCCGGTGACCACCTTGGTGCTGAGGGCCGCTCTGTGGCTGGTCAGGCAGTGGTGCTGGTGGTTGCAGTAACCATCCTCATTGTGGCCGTTTTCACAACCAACACTTATGGAATGTGGGGGGGCGCAATGTTGGGTGCTGCAGGCCTCCTGAGCCGGCTGGAGGAAGACAGACTGCTGCTGCTACCAAAAGAGGACGTCTGTCGATGGGCCCTGGCCGCAGGCAGTTGGGCCTACCACCGAGCCCTGCAGACACAGCGACTGCAGTGGGAGTGA